A portion of the Streptomyces erythrochromogenes genome contains these proteins:
- a CDS encoding LPXTG cell wall anchor domain-containing protein, with protein sequence MRKPISLLAACGIAALGLAATPAHAADPSFTLAGPAEIGLRPHPGQSGAPQKASVEFRLVNDTASAFERQSTFTIDLSGLKGIADVALAKQQGSDCTLTEAAVTCKRPALWKGETGVVDLDLSAAQGSKAGATADLTVTGKAEGATFKAATTKVRVGGPDLVLERAGLKEEQKPGDRQNLSIVFANEGTESVQGVVLEMRTTHGIDLLEQYDNCSYSEDTGEGQPLNTSWSTVQCLLEGEYKPGSVYGVDGSLTLKAAPHAFADALTYAVYADGHQPKAGKTSRKPTGGKKLAVRERAPKAASAQSADLDPWNNLQEFDFRTRNSADLVAWPVALAGGTGETVRADFGFRNNGPAWVAELRSGESVARTDIVIPAGTKVTKVPAGCHGVNADGTAREQTLGAPRYFCSTGHVVGEREKFSYPFELKIEQVVANAAGSVSVGRGTPEGTKGQPWDPNHANDKTPVVISAKDGGATPTATTSPSPTATATTSATPTATATSGVTANGDLAATGSSAGMLALGGAVLVAAGGGLVLAFRRKTGSHA encoded by the coding sequence ATGAGAAAGCCCATCTCCTTGCTGGCTGCCTGCGGCATCGCCGCCCTGGGGCTCGCAGCCACTCCCGCGCACGCCGCGGACCCCTCCTTCACCCTGGCCGGACCGGCCGAGATCGGCCTGCGCCCGCACCCCGGGCAGAGCGGCGCACCGCAGAAGGCCTCGGTCGAGTTCCGGCTCGTCAACGACACCGCCTCGGCGTTCGAGCGCCAGAGCACCTTCACGATCGACCTGAGCGGCCTCAAGGGGATCGCCGACGTCGCCCTCGCGAAGCAGCAGGGCTCGGACTGCACGCTCACCGAGGCGGCCGTCACCTGCAAGCGGCCCGCACTGTGGAAGGGGGAGACCGGCGTCGTCGACCTGGACCTCAGCGCCGCCCAGGGCAGCAAGGCCGGCGCCACCGCCGACCTCACCGTGACCGGCAAGGCCGAGGGCGCCACCTTCAAGGCCGCCACCACCAAGGTCCGGGTCGGCGGCCCCGACCTCGTACTGGAGCGGGCCGGGCTCAAGGAGGAGCAGAAGCCGGGCGACCGGCAGAACCTGTCGATCGTCTTCGCGAACGAGGGCACGGAGTCCGTCCAGGGCGTCGTCCTGGAGATGCGCACCACGCACGGCATCGACCTGCTGGAGCAGTACGACAACTGCTCCTACTCCGAGGACACGGGTGAGGGCCAGCCCCTCAACACGAGCTGGAGCACGGTGCAGTGCCTGCTGGAAGGCGAGTACAAGCCGGGCAGCGTCTACGGGGTCGACGGCTCGCTGACCCTCAAGGCCGCCCCGCACGCCTTCGCCGACGCCCTCACCTACGCCGTGTACGCCGACGGGCACCAGCCGAAGGCCGGCAAGACGTCCAGGAAGCCGACCGGCGGCAAGAAGCTGGCCGTGCGGGAACGCGCCCCCAAGGCCGCCTCCGCGCAGTCGGCGGACCTCGACCCCTGGAACAACCTCCAGGAGTTCGACTTCAGGACGAGGAACAGCGCCGACCTCGTGGCCTGGCCCGTCGCCCTCGCCGGCGGGACGGGCGAGACGGTCAGGGCCGACTTCGGCTTCCGCAACAACGGTCCCGCCTGGGTGGCGGAACTGCGTTCCGGTGAGAGCGTCGCCCGCACCGACATCGTGATCCCGGCCGGCACGAAGGTCACCAAGGTCCCGGCCGGCTGCCACGGCGTCAACGCCGACGGCACCGCCCGCGAGCAGACGCTCGGCGCGCCGCGCTACTTCTGCTCCACCGGCCACGTCGTGGGGGAGCGGGAGAAGTTCAGCTACCCGTTCGAGCTGAAGATCGAGCAGGTCGTGGCGAACGCCGCGGGCTCCGTCTCGGTCGGCCGGGGGACGCCCGAGGGCACCAAGGGCCAGCCGTGGGACCCGAACCACGCCAATGACAAGACGCCCGTCGTGATCAGCGCCAAGGACGGCGGCGCCACGCCGACCGCCACGACCAGCCCCTCGCCGACCGCGACGGCGACCACCTCGGCCACGCCCACCGCCACCGCCACCTCCGGCGTCACCGCCAACGGCGACCTCGCCGCCACCGGCAGCTCCGCCGGGATGCTCGCGCTCGGCGGCGCGGTGCTCGTGGCCGCGGGCGGCGGCCTGGTCCTGGCCTTCCGCCGCAAGACCGGCTCGCACGCCTAG
- the guaA gene encoding glutamine-hydrolyzing GMP synthase, whose amino-acid sequence MPEAPSAAHDSAPDTVLVVDFGAQYAQLIARRVREARVYSEIVPSSMPVDEMLAKNPKAIILSGGPSSVYEEGAPQLDRALFEAGIPVFGMCYGFQLMATILGGTVDNTGAREYGRTPLHVSKVGSTLFEGTPENQSVWMSHGDACSAAPEGFTVTASTNVVPVAAFENDEKKLYGVQYHPEVMHSTHGQQILEHFLYRGAGLAPTWTTGNIVEEQVAAIRAQVGDKRAICGLSGGVDSAVAAALVQKAIGSQLTCVYVDHGLMRKGETEQVEKDFVAATGVQLKVVDAQERFLNALAGVSDPETKRKIIGREFIRVFEQAQLEILQEDGPAVAFLVQGTLYPDVVESGGGTGTANIKSHHNVGGLPDDIEFELVEPLRQLFKDEVRMVGQELGLPDEIVQRQPFPGPGLGIRIVGEVTKERLDLLREADAIARHELTAAGLDREIWQCPVVLLADVRSVGVQGDGRTYGHPIVLRPVSSEDAMTADWTRMPYEVLARISTRITNEVPEVNRVVLDCTSKPPGTIEWE is encoded by the coding sequence GTGCCAGAAGCACCCTCCGCCGCCCACGACAGCGCCCCGGACACGGTTCTCGTCGTCGACTTCGGCGCCCAGTACGCCCAGCTCATCGCCCGCCGCGTCCGCGAGGCACGGGTCTACAGCGAGATCGTGCCGAGCTCGATGCCCGTCGACGAGATGCTGGCCAAGAACCCGAAGGCGATCATCCTCTCCGGCGGTCCGTCCTCCGTCTACGAGGAAGGCGCCCCGCAGCTGGACCGCGCCCTCTTCGAGGCCGGGATCCCCGTCTTCGGCATGTGCTACGGCTTCCAGCTGATGGCGACCATCCTCGGCGGCACCGTCGACAACACCGGCGCCCGCGAGTACGGCCGCACCCCGCTGCACGTCTCCAAGGTCGGCTCCACCCTCTTCGAGGGCACCCCGGAGAACCAGTCGGTGTGGATGTCCCACGGCGACGCCTGCTCCGCCGCCCCCGAGGGCTTCACCGTCACCGCGTCCACGAACGTCGTACCCGTGGCGGCCTTCGAGAACGACGAGAAGAAGCTGTACGGCGTGCAGTACCACCCCGAGGTGATGCACTCCACGCACGGCCAGCAGATCCTGGAGCACTTCCTCTACCGCGGCGCCGGTCTCGCCCCCACCTGGACCACCGGCAACATCGTCGAGGAGCAGGTCGCGGCCATCCGCGCGCAGGTCGGCGACAAGCGCGCCATCTGCGGCCTGTCCGGCGGCGTGGACTCCGCGGTCGCCGCGGCCCTCGTGCAGAAGGCCATCGGCTCCCAGCTCACCTGCGTCTACGTCGACCACGGCCTGATGCGCAAGGGTGAGACCGAGCAGGTCGAGAAGGACTTCGTCGCCGCCACCGGCGTGCAGCTGAAGGTCGTCGACGCCCAGGAGCGCTTCCTGAACGCGCTCGCCGGCGTCTCCGACCCGGAGACCAAGCGGAAGATCATCGGCCGCGAGTTCATCCGCGTCTTCGAGCAGGCCCAGCTGGAGATCCTCCAGGAGGACGGCCCCGCGGTCGCCTTCCTCGTGCAGGGCACCCTGTACCCGGACGTCGTCGAGTCCGGCGGCGGCACCGGCACCGCGAACATCAAGTCCCACCACAACGTCGGCGGCCTCCCCGACGACATCGAGTTCGAGCTCGTCGAGCCGCTGCGCCAGCTGTTCAAGGACGAGGTCCGCATGGTCGGCCAGGAGCTCGGCCTGCCCGACGAGATCGTCCAGCGCCAGCCCTTCCCCGGCCCCGGCCTCGGCATCCGCATCGTCGGCGAGGTCACCAAGGAGCGCCTGGACCTGCTGCGCGAGGCCGACGCGATCGCCCGCCACGAGCTCACCGCGGCCGGCCTGGACCGCGAGATCTGGCAGTGCCCGGTCGTCCTGCTCGCGGACGTCCGCAGCGTCGGCGTCCAGGGCGACGGCCGCACCTACGGCCACCCGATCGTCCTGCGCCCCGTCTCCTCCGAGGACGCGATGACCGCGGACTGGACGCGCATGCCGTACGAGGTGCTCGCCCGGATCTCCACCCGCATCACCAACGAGGTGCCGGAGGTGAACCGTGTGGTCCTGGACTGCACGAGCAAGCCCCCGGGCACCATCGAGTGGGAGTAA
- a CDS encoding chorismate mutase, whose protein sequence is MSVTTTPEQLIAESRTRIDAIDDRIIGLIQERMAVSTVIQDARIASGGRRVHLSREMEVLSHWSDALGKPGTALAMTLLELCRGRV, encoded by the coding sequence ATGAGCGTCACCACCACCCCCGAGCAGCTGATCGCCGAGTCCCGCACCCGCATCGACGCCATCGACGACCGGATCATCGGACTGATCCAGGAGCGGATGGCCGTCTCGACGGTCATCCAGGACGCCCGGATCGCCTCCGGCGGGCGCCGGGTGCACCTGTCCCGCGAGATGGAGGTGCTGTCCCATTGGAGCGATGCCCTCGGCAAGCCCGGCACCGCCCTCGCGATGACCCTGCTGGAGCTGTGCCGGGGCCGGGTGTGA
- a CDS encoding GMC oxidoreductase codes for MSHDDASDDAYDYDVIVIGSGFGGSVSALRLTEKGYRVGVLEAGRRFTRESLPKNSWDLRNYLWAPALGLYGIQRIHLLGNVMVLAGAGVGGGSLNYANTLYVPPRAFFEDRQWASITDWRGELAPYYDQAKRMLGVRLNPTMTPSDVHLKAAAEKMGVADTFHMAPVGVFFGDGEDAEAGPRVRPGEETADPYFGGAGPARKACTECGECMTGCRHGAKNTLNENYLHLAERAGAVIHPMTTVTALSEHPDGGHRVRTVPTDGRRRGKAKVLRCRYVVVAAGTYGTQTLLHTMKDRGELPRLSERLGELTRTNSEGIVGAQTDDRRYGRRHGAGPGKEQRADFTRGVAITSSVHPNADTHIEPVRYGKGSNAMGFMTVLQVPHSAHRVRGWLARTARHPLQLARSLSNRRWSERTIIGLVMQSLDNSLTTYRKPGGIGKGMLTARQGHGAPNPVQIAEATQAATLLAEEINGFPGSNIGELMGTPLTAHFLGGCPIGASAGEGVVDPYHRLYGHPGISVVDGSAVSANLGVNPSLTITAQAERAMSYWPNKGERDPRPEQGAAYARLEAVEPVRPAVPKDAFGALRLPFLAVPAIPPRDPEPAG; via the coding sequence GTGTCGCACGACGACGCGTCCGACGACGCCTACGACTACGACGTCATCGTCATCGGATCGGGTTTCGGAGGGTCGGTCTCGGCCCTGCGCCTCACCGAGAAGGGCTACCGGGTCGGCGTCCTGGAGGCAGGGCGCCGCTTCACCCGCGAGAGCCTGCCGAAGAACAGCTGGGACCTGCGCAACTACCTGTGGGCCCCGGCCCTCGGGCTGTACGGGATCCAGCGGATCCACCTGCTCGGCAACGTCATGGTGCTCGCGGGCGCCGGCGTCGGCGGCGGCTCGCTCAACTACGCCAACACCCTGTACGTGCCGCCCCGGGCCTTCTTCGAGGACCGGCAGTGGGCGTCCATCACCGACTGGCGGGGCGAACTCGCCCCGTACTACGACCAGGCCAAGCGGATGCTCGGGGTGCGCCTCAACCCGACCATGACCCCCTCCGACGTCCACCTCAAGGCGGCCGCCGAGAAGATGGGCGTGGCGGACACCTTCCACATGGCCCCGGTCGGCGTCTTCTTCGGCGACGGCGAGGACGCCGAGGCCGGGCCCCGGGTCCGGCCCGGCGAGGAGACCGCGGACCCGTACTTCGGCGGCGCCGGCCCCGCCCGCAAGGCCTGCACCGAATGCGGCGAGTGCATGACCGGCTGCCGGCACGGCGCGAAGAACACCCTGAACGAGAACTACCTGCACCTGGCCGAGCGGGCCGGCGCCGTCATCCACCCCATGACGACCGTCACCGCCCTGTCCGAGCACCCGGACGGCGGCCACCGCGTCCGCACCGTGCCCACCGACGGCCGCCGCCGCGGGAAGGCGAAGGTGCTGCGCTGCCGGTACGTGGTCGTCGCCGCGGGTACGTACGGCACGCAGACCCTGCTGCACACCATGAAGGACCGCGGCGAGCTGCCGCGCCTGTCGGAGCGGCTCGGTGAGCTGACCCGGACCAACTCCGAAGGCATCGTCGGCGCGCAGACCGACGACCGCCGCTACGGCAGGCGGCACGGCGCGGGCCCCGGCAAGGAACAGCGGGCCGACTTCACCAGGGGCGTGGCGATCACCTCCTCCGTGCACCCCAACGCCGACACCCACATCGAGCCGGTCCGCTACGGCAAGGGCTCCAACGCGATGGGGTTCATGACCGTCCTGCAGGTCCCCCACAGCGCCCACCGGGTCCGCGGCTGGCTGGCCAGGACCGCCAGGCACCCCCTCCAACTGGCCCGGTCGCTCTCCAACCGGCGCTGGTCGGAGCGGACCATCATCGGCCTGGTCATGCAGTCCCTGGACAACTCGCTGACCACGTACCGCAAGCCGGGCGGGATCGGGAAGGGCATGCTCACCGCGCGCCAGGGACACGGCGCCCCGAACCCGGTGCAGATCGCGGAGGCCACGCAGGCCGCGACCCTGCTGGCCGAGGAGATCAACGGCTTCCCCGGCAGCAACATCGGCGAGCTGATGGGGACCCCGCTGACCGCGCACTTCCTCGGCGGCTGCCCGATCGGGGCGTCGGCGGGGGAGGGCGTGGTGGACCCGTACCACCGGCTCTACGGGCACCCGGGCATCTCGGTGGTGGACGGCTCTGCCGTCTCCGCGAACCTGGGGGTCAACCCGTCGCTGACGATCACCGCGCAGGCGGAGCGGGCGATGTCGTACTGGCCCAACAAGGGCGAACGGGACCCGCGGCCCGAACAGGGCGCGGCCTACGCCCGCCTGGAGGCCGTGGAGCCGGTCCGGCCGGCCGTGCCCAAGGACGCGTTCGGCGCGCTGCGGCTGCCGTTCCTCGCCGTCCCCGCAATTCCCCCACGGGATCCGGAACCTGCCGGATGA
- a CDS encoding succinic semialdehyde dehydrogenase, whose amino-acid sequence MTDSQASDAPLRTAPQPTNPVAPAPAGARTAADVVTPDLVARLTRGVIGSGRTANHTPFTGDRLAELPEATPEDVAEAFDRARAAQPAWAAVPVRRRAAVLLRFHDLVLARQAEVLDLIQLETGKARLHAHEEVQAVAVSARHYGRKAPSYLRPKGHTGAMPTLTKVTELRQPRGVVGQIAPWNYPLELSVGDALPAFVAGNALVMKPDTETALTALWARDLLIEAGLPAEVFQIVLGEGPVVGPEVVRHADYVSFTGSTRTGREVARGAADRLVGVSLELGGKNAMLVLHDADVEKAAAGAVRACFSSAGQLCISIERLYVHASIADDFVERFAARTRAMRLGSSLAYGADMGSLVGERQLETVQRHVDEAVAKGATLVAGGTARPDIGPLFYEPTILDGVEAPMAVCGEETFGPVVSIYRFTDEEQAIAEANATAYGLNSSVWTKDARRGHSVAARLRTGTVNINEGYAPAYGSAQAPMGGMKDSGLGRRHGSEGILKYTEAQTVAHQRLVPMAPSLGMDDEKYAAFMTRSLKVMKALRLR is encoded by the coding sequence ATGACGGACTCGCAGGCCTCCGACGCCCCCCTCCGCACCGCACCGCAGCCCACCAACCCGGTTGCCCCGGCCCCGGCCGGTGCCCGCACCGCAGCCGACGTGGTGACCCCCGACCTGGTCGCACGGCTGACTCGCGGAGTGATCGGCTCCGGCCGCACCGCCAACCACACCCCCTTCACCGGGGACCGGCTGGCGGAGCTCCCCGAGGCCACCCCCGAGGACGTGGCCGAGGCCTTCGACCGGGCCCGCGCCGCCCAGCCCGCCTGGGCGGCCGTCCCCGTGCGCCGGCGGGCCGCGGTCCTGCTGCGCTTCCACGACCTGGTCCTCGCCCGGCAGGCCGAGGTCCTCGACCTGATCCAGCTGGAGACCGGCAAGGCCCGCCTTCACGCCCACGAGGAGGTCCAGGCCGTCGCCGTCTCGGCCCGCCACTACGGCCGCAAGGCACCCTCGTACCTGCGCCCCAAGGGCCACACCGGCGCGATGCCCACCCTCACCAAGGTCACCGAGCTGCGCCAGCCGCGCGGGGTCGTCGGCCAGATCGCCCCCTGGAACTACCCCCTGGAGCTGTCGGTCGGCGACGCCCTGCCGGCCTTCGTCGCGGGCAACGCGCTCGTCATGAAGCCCGACACCGAGACCGCGCTGACCGCCCTGTGGGCCCGCGACCTGCTGATCGAGGCCGGGCTGCCCGCCGAGGTCTTCCAGATCGTCCTCGGCGAAGGCCCCGTCGTCGGCCCCGAGGTCGTCCGCCACGCCGACTACGTCTCCTTCACCGGCTCCACCCGCACCGGTCGCGAGGTCGCCCGCGGCGCGGCCGACCGGCTCGTCGGGGTCTCCCTCGAACTCGGCGGCAAGAACGCCATGCTCGTCCTGCACGACGCCGACGTCGAGAAGGCCGCAGCGGGCGCCGTCCGCGCCTGCTTCTCCTCGGCCGGCCAGCTGTGCATCTCCATCGAGCGGCTCTACGTCCACGCCTCGATCGCCGACGACTTCGTCGAGCGGTTCGCCGCCCGCACCCGGGCCATGCGCCTGGGCAGCTCCCTCGCCTACGGCGCCGACATGGGCTCGCTGGTCGGCGAGCGCCAGCTGGAGACCGTACAGCGGCACGTGGACGAGGCCGTCGCCAAGGGCGCCACCCTCGTCGCCGGCGGCACCGCCCGCCCCGACATCGGCCCGCTCTTCTACGAGCCCACCATCCTCGACGGCGTCGAGGCCCCCATGGCGGTCTGCGGCGAGGAGACCTTCGGCCCGGTCGTCTCGATCTACCGCTTCACCGACGAGGAGCAGGCGATCGCGGAGGCCAACGCCACCGCCTACGGCCTCAACTCCAGCGTCTGGACCAAGGACGCCCGCCGCGGCCACTCCGTCGCCGCCCGCCTGCGCACCGGCACCGTCAACATCAACGAGGGCTACGCCCCCGCCTACGGCAGCGCCCAGGCGCCCATGGGCGGCATGAAGGACTCCGGCCTCGGCCGCCGTCACGGCTCCGAGGGCATCCTCAAGTACACCGAGGCCCAGACCGTCGCCCACCAGCGGCTGGTCCCGATGGCGCCCTCGCTGGGCATGGACGACGAGAAGTACGCGGCGTTCATGACCCGCAGCCTCAAGGTCATGAAGGCTCTCCGACTGCGCTAA